The sequence CGTTCAGGACAACCGCGATACTCATCCCAAGACAATTCACCACGGGCAATACCGCCTAGAATATGCCACAAACCGGTATTCACCGGCGCGCTGAGACCATGCCCGATTGCAGCGGCTGCCACCGCTCCATAGAGAAACTCACCCTCAGAGCGCGAACGTCCGGCGCGTAGATCGCGGAGGAGGGAAGGGTCTTTGCCTCCCCGTCCTCCTGCAACACGCTGCCGTAAGATTGGATCAAGGATCAACGACGGCACCCAGCGAATGCCGAAGGCCAGCAGGGCTGCCGGATAACGGGGTAAGTTGACCGGCGTTATCCCGAGGTATTGCATCACCATCAACGCCTCACGCACGGCTGCCCGCTCAAGGGCAATCAGGCGCCGATCGGCATAGACCTGGGTAACTGACCAGTCAAGGATGGCAGCCGTAGCATTCCCCAGCATATTCAGGAGCGCTTTCGACCACTTCATCGCCCGGTAATCGGCGTAGCACCGAACGATAAAACCGGCCTTGCGCAACACTGACTCGGCCAGTGTGAGATTACTGGCACTGCCTACCGGCGCCAGCCCAATGCCTCCTGCTTTTGTCACCGTAATCGTTGTGGGACCGGTAGCGTCAACCGAAGTCGTAATTGCCCCAGCAATGACGCGGTCGGCCCCGAAGGCTTGCGCCAGTATCTCTTCATTCCCAAGCCCATTTTGCAAGGTCAGAATAGCGGTTGGATTGAGATCGCGCAGGGTGGGAATTGCACCATTAGTGTCGTAACCCTTGACACACAGCATTGCCAGTGCCGGTTGCTGAAACGCTGATGGAAGATCGGTCGCCGTACTGGCAACAGTTAAGCCACTGAGTGTACACGCACCAATTCCGTTGACCTGCAACGGGTTCGCCTGCAATGCCGCTACTCCGTTTGGCCGCGTCAACAAAGCAACCGGTAGCGGATTACCAGCTTGAGACAGACGTGAGAGCAATAATAACCCGATGGCGCCACCACCGACAATGACAATTGCCATGAAATCCTCCTCACAAAGCCGATTATTCTTAGTATAGCGGAATATGAGGTTTTTACGGCATCGTGTCGCAGCTCGTCAGAAGTGTTTAACATCTTCAATTTTCGGTCGTACCGAGCAATGAGTGTCTTGCACATACTCACAGGGATCCCCTGGTCAGCACCATTTGCCTGAGCGCGCCCCTCGTGCTCTCTGCACCCGGAAAGGGCGAGGCGTGATGAATATGCTGACCCTTCTGCAATCATTCCATGCTTAAAACCAGATGGAGTGTAATTTGTGGTAGCATACTATTGCAGGATTCGAT comes from Chloroflexus sp. Y-396-1 and encodes:
- a CDS encoding ketopantoate reductase family protein, with protein sequence MAIVIVGGGAIGLLLLSRLSQAGNPLPVALLTRPNGVAALQANPLQVNGIGACTLSGLTVASTATDLPSAFQQPALAMLCVKGYDTNGAIPTLRDLNPTAILTLQNGLGNEEILAQAFGADRVIAGAITTSVDATGPTTITVTKAGGIGLAPVGSASNLTLAESVLRKAGFIVRCYADYRAMKWSKALLNMLGNATAAILDWSVTQVYADRRLIALERAAVREALMVMQYLGITPVNLPRYPAALLAFGIRWVPSLILDPILRQRVAGGRGGKDPSLLRDLRAGRSRSEGEFLYGAVAAAAIGHGLSAPVNTGLWHILGGIARGELSWDEYRGCPERLLAACGMG